The DNA region AGCCGCGACGTGGTCGCTCCAGACGCGGAAATCGCGGCCCAACTTGCCGCCGGGGCCATCGATTGGGTTACCGTGACCAGCTCGGCCATTGCCCGTTCGCTCGCGCAGATGTTTGGTGAGGGCCTCTGCCGAGCACGATTGGCCAGCATCAGCCCTTTGACCACTGCGACGCTCGGCGAGTTGGGCTACCCGGTCGAGGCCGAGGCCGCGGAAGCGACGATGGATGCCCTGTGTGCGGCGATGGCCGCGGCCTCGCAGCGCGGTTGATGCCGCAGGGTCGGGCCGGCGCAGGCCCTGTGGGCCCTGTGCAGCCAGATCGGTCCAGGGCGCTTGCCGGCCTAGGGCACTTGCCTGAGCGTCATCCAGCTCATGTAGCCCAGCATCAGGGCGCAGACCAGGAACAGGATGTCCATGAGCATGCTCACCTTGCTGAAGGGGATGCCCAGGGCCAGGTCGAGGCCGAAGATCAGCGCCAAGAGGACCGCAACGACCAGGCCAGCAATCGTGAGAATTCGCTGCATCGGAAGGGAGGAAGTGGCCTGAATCGCAAAGTTCCGGGCGAGACGCTTCGAACCAGTATAGTTCGCCCGGCTCAGGCACCTGAAGTGGCCCTCGGCCTCGCGAATCGACGAACCTGCGGATTGTAGCGGCTTACTTGTGCAAGATGAGCTTGCCGCTCCGAGTCAGCCGCAGTCGGTACATCTCCTCGCCGTGCTTGATGACCAGTTCGTTTTTGCCCTCGAGCAGCTCTTGCGAGGTGACAATGCGGAGCCCGGACCGTACAGGCACGGCTTCGGTCTCTGCCGCTTCAGCCCGCGGCTGATCGGAATGGGGATCGGGCATGGCGACACAACCGGGCAGGGAATCGACGATTCGCGACATGGCGGGCTGCATCGGCAGGATGTGGCTGGCGGTCTGAATCTATTGAAATTGAGACTCAGTGTCAAGTGTTATTTGCCGTGGGTTCGGACTTCGTCGAGTTTCGGCAACGATTGCTGAAAAAAAGCAAAAAGACGATTGACACCACCATCGACGATGATAAAGTGCGAGGCGTTAATGAGACGCGATCTCATTAATTTCTGAGCCGCCAGCAAGGCCCTGCACAGGATTCCTCGCCAGCCACGCTCTCCGCGGTTCGTTGTCGGGCATTTCATGCGAAATGCCGCGCGACGAGTGGATGCTTCGTGGTCCTGGTGCAGGAGCAGCTCGTGC from Pirellulales bacterium includes:
- a CDS encoding hemin uptake protein HemP; this encodes MSRIVDSLPGCVAMPDPHSDQPRAEAAETEAVPVRSGLRIVTSQELLEGKNELVIKHGEEMYRLRLTRSGKLILHK